The DNA window CTTCATTCCCTTACTCATCTTTTTTAACTTACCTTTAGCATCAAGCTCAAATCTTTCTAGAAGCTCATTCATCCTGCCGTTATCATTCATACCTCTGTATCTAGCATAGAATTCCAAAAAACCTATCCCAGTCATGTCATCAGGGAAGGACATCTCACCAGGAATGTAGCCTAGATGAAGCTGGACAGCCTTGCTTTCCTTCCAGCAATCTTTACCTAAAATACTACAGCTTCCCTGCATAGGCTTCAAAAATCCCATTAAGTGACGAATTGTAGTGGTTTTACCTGCCCCGTTGGGGCCTAGAAATCCAAACACCTCGCTTTCCTTTACTGTAAAGGAGAGGTCGAATATGCCACGGTTATTTCCATAATCCCTTGTCAATGCATTGATTTCCATAACAGTCATTACAGATATTCCTCCTTATAAAAGGTAGTTTTGAGTAAATTAACATATTCAAATGCTTCCTGTGACATTTCTTCTATACTTTTTTGTCCTATTGTACTCCGAATATATCCTTCGCTTACCCAAGTGACAGCATTTATCACCATAGTAGCATTTACACCTGGCTTAAATTTCTCCCAGTTGATGCCTTCAAACAATGCATCGAAGCCTTTCTTGATATAAGGCTGGTTACACTGCTTTATTTCCTTAGCCAGTTCAGGCACATTCTCTTTTATACAAGCTATCAGGAAATCAAACATGTCAATATACTGAGCCATGATTTTCATTTTGATAATTTGTGCTTGTCGTATGCGTTCGAAAAAATCATCTGTAACCTTCTTTATCCCTTTAAATACAGCGTTAGTTATTACATCTATACTAAATTCGTAGAGATAAAGGTATAGATTCTTCTTGCTACCAAAATAGTGGAAAATAGATGACTTAGATATATGAGCCATGGCTGCAATATCAGCTATTGAGGTTTTTTGATACCCATTCCTAGCAAAGCAGGTATATGCAGCATTTAAGATAATGTTCCTTTTTTCCTCTGGGAGGTTTTTAAAAGTTTCCATTAGGTTTCCTCCTTTGTTTTACTGGTTAACCGAATCGGTTAATTTAATCATATCAGCATTGACCGTATCGGTCAATATATTTATTTGAATTATTTTACTTTGTATTTTGCAATTATTTTAAAGGCTTTCTCATGTTTTTATCGAATTATTTGTATAAAGTAATATTAAGAGGTGAAATTGATGAAAGAAATTAAGTTTACAGACATAGATAATATAAAAGTAGGCCATGCACAGAATTTTGAGGCAGCAACAGGCTGTACTGTGATAATATGTGAAAGAGGTGCTTCGGCAGGTGTAGATGTGAGAGGAGGTTCTCCAGGAACTAGAGAAACAGACCTTTTAAATCCTGTTAATATGGTTCAGCAAATTCATGCTGTTATGCTTTCAGGGGGAAGTGCCTTTGGATTAGATGCTGCTTCTGGTGCTATGAAATATCTTGAAGAAAAAAATATAGGCTTTGATGTTCAGGTGACAAAGGTTCCTATAGTATGCTCAGCAGTACTATTTGATTTAGCTATTGGAGATTATAGAGTAAGACCAGATTTAGAAATGGGATATACAGCTTGCATGAATGCTACGAATACAGAATGTCCAAATGGCAATATAGGTGCAGGAACAGGTGCCACAGTAGGAAAATTATTAGGATTTCAAAGAGCAATGAAGGGTGGACTAGGCAGCTATGCACTGCAAGTAGGAGATTTAAAGGTAGGAGCAATAGTAGCTGTGAACTGTTTAGGTGATGTAGTTGATCCAGCGACAGGAAAAGTCTTGGCTGGATTATTAAATGAGGACTTAAAGACCTTTGCTGGTACAGAAAATAATATGATAGCTAATTATGATAGCAAAAAAAATCTCTTTAGTGGTAATACCACTATTGGAGTTATAGCTACAAATGGAGAATTTTCTAAGACAGAAATGAATAAGATAGCATCTATGGCTCATAATGGTTATGCTAGAACCATGAGACCAGCACATTCTATTTTTGATGGAGATACTATATTTGCATTATCAACAGGAAATGTACAGGCCGATATAAGTACAGTAGGCTTTTTAGCAGCAAGAGCTATGGAGCAGGCAGTAATAAATGCAGTAAAAAGCGCTAAAACCTTATATGGAATTAAAGCTCATCTAGATATTATATAAGATAATAAGTAAAATTACCTAATCAATTGACCTTGTAGTAAAGAAAAATTTTTTATATACTAAGCATTTAAGGTAACTATCACAACAGATT is part of the Proteiniborus sp. MB09-C3 genome and encodes:
- a CDS encoding TetR/AcrR family transcriptional regulator, translated to METFKNLPEEKRNIILNAAYTCFARNGYQKTSIADIAAMAHISKSSIFHYFGSKKNLYLYLYEFSIDVITNAVFKGIKKVTDDFFERIRQAQIIKMKIMAQYIDMFDFLIACIKENVPELAKEIKQCNQPYIKKGFDALFEGINWEKFKPGVNATMVINAVTWVSEGYIRSTIGQKSIEEMSQEAFEYVNLLKTTFYKEEYL
- a CDS encoding P1 family peptidase codes for the protein MKEIKFTDIDNIKVGHAQNFEAATGCTVIICERGASAGVDVRGGSPGTRETDLLNPVNMVQQIHAVMLSGGSAFGLDAASGAMKYLEEKNIGFDVQVTKVPIVCSAVLFDLAIGDYRVRPDLEMGYTACMNATNTECPNGNIGAGTGATVGKLLGFQRAMKGGLGSYALQVGDLKVGAIVAVNCLGDVVDPATGKVLAGLLNEDLKTFAGTENNMIANYDSKKNLFSGNTTIGVIATNGEFSKTEMNKIASMAHNGYARTMRPAHSIFDGDTIFALSTGNVQADISTVGFLAARAMEQAVINAVKSAKTLYGIKAHLDII